AATTCATACAAAAATTGATGGTTTTTGCTGATATTGTTATTGGATTAATTCATTGTGCTGAGTTAATACTAGGGACAAAATAAAAGCGATGTTACACTGTAAAAACAACATGATATATTCTGGATACCCCATGATTGAAACATTATTACAAGCCATTTTGGAACAAGTCGATCAACCTAAAAAAGACTTGGAACATAATTTACGTGCGCTTTTAAATGAAGCGGTCAGCAAAATGGATTTGGTCTCTAAAGACGAAATTGAGCGCCAAAAAACAGCATTATTGAATGCCAATGAACGTTTAAGCCAACTTCAAGAGCAAGTCAAAGCCTTGGAAGTGTTAATTCAAAAACAAAATTAATAAAACGCACATTTTCTGTGCAAAAATCTAAAAATAATGATTAAAAATAAAGCAATCTAAAATAAGATTAATAAGAGTAGAACCTGATGTCTTTCGCGAAAATTTATACGCGTGGCTTGCTCGGCTTACATGCACCACAAATCGAAGTTGAAGTTCATGTCAGCCAAGGTCTGCCTTCGCTGACCATTGTGGGCTTGCCTGAAGCCGCTGTTCGGGAAAGTAAGGATCGTGTTCGCTCTGCCATTATTAATAGTGGTTTCTTATTTCCCACCAAACGCTTAACCATTAATCTTGCACCTGCTGACTTACCCAAAGATGGTTCAAGGCTCGATCTACCGATTGCTTTAGGTATTTTGATTGCTTCGGGACAACTGCCTGAAAATAGTAC
The sequence above is drawn from the Acinetobacter lanii genome and encodes:
- a CDS encoding accessory factor UbiK family protein, whose amino-acid sequence is MIETLLQAILEQVDQPKKDLEHNLRALLNEAVSKMDLVSKDEIERQKTALLNANERLSQLQEQVKALEVLIQKQN